A segment of the Marinobacter arenosus genome:
CGGCTGTGGTGGCACCAACGGCCTTAGCGTATTATAAGTGCCTGTCCTCACACCATTTCACACGGCATTTTCGTTCTAAGGCGTTTCATGGGCAATTTCCTCGAACTGATCGCACTACTCTGGTTTCTGCTCTGTTGGCTGGGCTACAGCGAGTACTCCAAACGCCGGGCCAGCGATCGGCCTTGCCTGTCCAATACCCTGGATCTCTACCGCGAAGACTGGATGCGGGTGATGCTTCGCCGTGAGAACCGGATTGCCGACGCTTCGGTTGTTGGAAATCTGGAGCGAAATGGCGCGTTCTTCGCGTCCAGTTGTCTGCTGATTCTGGCCGGTATCATTACCGCCCTCGGGTACACCCAGGAAGTCATGGAGGTGTTCAGTACCCTGCCGTTTGGTACCTTGCCGAGCCGTGAGATCTGGGAACTGCGGATGGTGGTGTTGCTGGTGGTCTTTATCTATGCCTTTTTCAAGTTCACCTGGTCGATGCGGATGTACAATTTTGTGTCGGTGATGGTTGGCAGTGCCCCGCCGCCGGATGACACTAAAACCAGTCCGGCCGGTCGAGAGGCCTTTGCCCGAAGTGCCGGGAACGTCTGTAACCTGGCCGGCGATGCGTTTAACCTTGGCTTGCGGTCTTACTATTACGCGTTGGCCGTGGTTGGCTGGTTTATCCATCCAGTCGTTTTTATGGCCTCCTCGACGCTGGTCGTGATAGTGCTGTATCGACGGGAATTCTGCTCCAATGCCCTCACTGCACTGCGTTCCGGTAAGGTTTTTGAGGAACCGGTGCCAGGCAAGTCGGATAAAAGTGAGAAATCCAATTCTTGATCCACAGGTTCGTCCGCAATGAATGACGCCATTCGCCTGGACCGGGTGACCCGGTTCATCGACACCCTCAAACAGGCACGGGAATTGGGCCTGTCAGTCACCGAGGCCAGGGAAGGGAACCTGACCCTGTGCCTGCCCTACAGCGACCGGATCATCGGGAATCCTGATACCGGCGTTATCCACGGCGGTGCGATCACCACGCTGATGGATACCACGTCCGGTTCGGTGATTCTGTGTGCGCTGGATGAATTCGAGTTGTGCCCGACACTGGACCTGCGGGTGGATTACATGCGCCCGGCGGAGCCTCACAAGCCGGTCTATGCCCGCGCAGAAACCTACAAGGTTACCCGCAATATCATTTTTACCCGCTGCGAGGCGTACCAGGAGGGTGGGGAAACCATTGCCAACTGTGTCGGTACCTTTATGCGAATTGGCAAAGAGGCCACACCCAAGCACTACCGTGATCTGATCACCGGAGGTGGCCAATGACCGATCCGGACATTTATCGCTACACCCGCGAAACCGGCGATTTTTCCCGTTTGCTGCAAAGCATTCCTTACGCCACCTTTATCGGGCTGGAATGCGACCAGTTCGGCGACGATCTGATCTTCCGCCTCCCGAAGAAAGAGGAAAACCTCGGCAACCCGATTCTGCCCGCCATACACGGTGGTGTGATTGGCGGGTTTATGGAACTGTCGGCGGCGATCTACCTCATGATGTCCCAGGACAGCATGCGCATGCCCCGGATTGTGGATTTTTCCCTGGATTATCTTCGGGCGGGTCTGAACCGGGAAACCTATGCCGAGTGCCGTCTGACCCGCCAGGGCAACCGCGTAGCCAATGTGATGGTCACCGCGTGGCAAAAATCCCGTTCCCAGCCCATCGCGACAGCCCGCGCCCACTTTCTCCTCGAAGACTGATTTCCAACCATCGCCGGGGCTTGAAATGCCCCGGTGCGCCCCCACTTTTCAGCAAGACAAAGAATCTGTGCTGAAGCAGGCACAGAGGTTTTGCTGGAACACGCTGGGAATGCGTCCAGGTACGCTCGGCTCCGCCACCATGGCTCCGCACGGTTTCAGCAAAACCTCTGCGCTTGCTTCTCTGAACTCTGAGTAGATATCAGGAGATATAAACGCCATGACGGTTGAGTCGCAAAAAGAGACCCTGGGTTTTCAGACCGAAGTGAAGCAGCTGCTTCACCTGATGATCCACTCCCTCTATTCCAACAAGGAGATCTTCCTTCGTGAGCTGATTTCGAACGCCTCAGACGCCGAGGACAAACTGCGTTTTGCCGCCCTGAAAGACGACAGCCTCTACGAAGGCGATCCGGAGCTGAAAATCCGCCTGGATTACGACAAAGAGGCGAACACCATCACCCTGACCGACAACGGCATCGGCATGACCCGTGACGATGTGGTCCAGAATCTCGGCACCATTGCCCGTTCAGGTACCGCGGAATTCCTCAAGCAGCTCTCCGGTGACGAGAAGAAGGACAGCAAGCTGATCGGTCAGTTTGGCGTTGGCTTCTACTCCTCCTTCATTGTGGCTGACAAGGTTGATGTGTTTACCCGCCGCGCAGGTACTCCGGCGGAAGAGGGCGTGCACTGGGAATCCAAGGGGGACGGCGAGTTCTCCATTGAACAGGTTAACCGGGAAAACCGCGGAACCGAGATTGTCATCCATCTCAAGAAGGACGCGACCGAGTTCGCCGATGGCTTCCGCCTGCGTAACCTGGTGAAGAAATACTCCGACCACATTTCTTTCCCGGTGGTCATGAAATCCGAATCCGAAGACGAGGCAGAGAAGGGCAAGGACGAAACCGTCAACGACGCCACCGCGCTCTGGACACTGCCGCGTACCGAGATCAAGGACGAAGAGTACAAGGAATTCTACAAGCACATTGCCCACGACTTTGAGGATCCGCTGACCTGGTCCCACAACAAGGTGGAAGGCAAGCTTGATTACACCAGTCTGCTCTATATTCCGGCCCGGGCTCCGTTCGATCTGTACAACCGGGAGGCGCCGCGGGGCCTGAAGCTGTATGTGCAGCGCGTGTTTATCATGGATGATGCCGAGCAGTTCCTGCCGCTGTACCTGCGATTTGCCAAGGGCGTGATCGACTCCAACGATCTGTCCCTGAACGTCTCCCGTGAAATCCTGCAGAACGACAGCACTGTCGAAAGCATTCGATCCGCGCTGACCAAGCGGGTGTTGGACATGCTTTCGAAGCTCGCCAAGAAGGATCCGGAGCAGTACCAGAAGTTCTGGGGCGAGTTCGGCACCGTGCTGAAAGAAGGCCCGGCTGAAGACTTCAGCAATCGCGAAAAGATTGCCGGCCTGCTGCGCTTCGCGTCGACCCATACCGGCGAAAGCACCCAGAACGTGTCTCTGGATGAGTACATCGAGCGGATGAAAGAAGGTCAGAAGAAGATCTACTACATCACCGCCGATAACTTCATGGCCGCAAAGAGCAGTCCGCACCTGGAAGTGTTCCGCAAGAAAGGCATTGAGGTCCTGATTCTCTCGGATCGCATCGACGAATGGATGATGGGCTACCTGAACGAATATGACGGCAAGCAGTTCCAGGATGTTGCCCGCGGTGATCTGGATCTCGGTGAAGTGGAGACCGAAGAGGACAAGAAGCACAAGGAAGAGGCTGCCGAAGAACACAAGGACCTGCTGGCGCGGATCAAGACAGCCCTGGACGACCGGGTTCAGGACGTTCGGGTCACCAACCGTCTGACGGATTCGCCAGCCTGCCTGGTTGTCGGGGACTTCGACATGGGCGCCCAAATGAAGAAAATCATGGAAGCGGCCGGTCAGAAGGTACCTGACAGCAAACCGATCTTTGAGATCAACGTGGACCATCCGCTGGTTCAACGGCTGGAAAATGAAAAGGGCGAAGAGCGCTTCACAGAGCTCTCGGCGGTATTGCTTGACCAGGCCACTCTGGCCAGTGGCGAGCAATTGCAGGATCCGGGTGCCTATGTGACCCGCCTGAACCGCCTGTTGCTGGAACTGGCCAACTGAGTTCCATGCAGCAGATCATCGTGGATCTCAGCATCAGCCCTGATGAGTGGATCAAGCTCTATCAGGGCGTTGCCAAGGATGTTCACACCACGGCCCGGGACGGACGATCAGTCCGTTTCCCGGCCCGTATTCTCTCC
Coding sequences within it:
- the htpG gene encoding molecular chaperone HtpG; its protein translation is MTVESQKETLGFQTEVKQLLHLMIHSLYSNKEIFLRELISNASDAEDKLRFAALKDDSLYEGDPELKIRLDYDKEANTITLTDNGIGMTRDDVVQNLGTIARSGTAEFLKQLSGDEKKDSKLIGQFGVGFYSSFIVADKVDVFTRRAGTPAEEGVHWESKGDGEFSIEQVNRENRGTEIVIHLKKDATEFADGFRLRNLVKKYSDHISFPVVMKSESEDEAEKGKDETVNDATALWTLPRTEIKDEEYKEFYKHIAHDFEDPLTWSHNKVEGKLDYTSLLYIPARAPFDLYNREAPRGLKLYVQRVFIMDDAEQFLPLYLRFAKGVIDSNDLSLNVSREILQNDSTVESIRSALTKRVLDMLSKLAKKDPEQYQKFWGEFGTVLKEGPAEDFSNREKIAGLLRFASTHTGESTQNVSLDEYIERMKEGQKKIYYITADNFMAAKSSPHLEVFRKKGIEVLILSDRIDEWMMGYLNEYDGKQFQDVARGDLDLGEVETEEDKKHKEEAAEEHKDLLARIKTALDDRVQDVRVTNRLTDSPACLVVGDFDMGAQMKKIMEAAGQKVPDSKPIFEINVDHPLVQRLENEKGEERFTELSAVLLDQATLASGEQLQDPGAYVTRLNRLLLELAN
- a CDS encoding DUF599 domain-containing protein, yielding MGNFLELIALLWFLLCWLGYSEYSKRRASDRPCLSNTLDLYREDWMRVMLRRENRIADASVVGNLERNGAFFASSCLLILAGIITALGYTQEVMEVFSTLPFGTLPSREIWELRMVVLLVVFIYAFFKFTWSMRMYNFVSVMVGSAPPPDDTKTSPAGREAFARSAGNVCNLAGDAFNLGLRSYYYALAVVGWFIHPVVFMASSTLVVIVLYRREFCSNALTALRSGKVFEEPVPGKSDKSEKSNS
- a CDS encoding DUF2835 domain-containing protein; this encodes MQQIIVDLSISPDEWIKLYQGVAKDVHTTARDGRSVRFPARILSRFYLRDGIRGTFRILFDGQGKFASIERLQ
- a CDS encoding PaaI family thioesterase; the encoded protein is MNDAIRLDRVTRFIDTLKQARELGLSVTEAREGNLTLCLPYSDRIIGNPDTGVIHGGAITTLMDTTSGSVILCALDEFELCPTLDLRVDYMRPAEPHKPVYARAETYKVTRNIIFTRCEAYQEGGETIANCVGTFMRIGKEATPKHYRDLITGGGQ
- a CDS encoding PaaI family thioesterase, with protein sequence MTDPDIYRYTRETGDFSRLLQSIPYATFIGLECDQFGDDLIFRLPKKEENLGNPILPAIHGGVIGGFMELSAAIYLMMSQDSMRMPRIVDFSLDYLRAGLNRETYAECRLTRQGNRVANVMVTAWQKSRSQPIATARAHFLLED